The genomic segment CTGCGCGTATTGCCATCGAAGCCGGCATTGCCGACTTCTGGTACAAGTACGTTGGCTTTGACGGTCGTATCATCGGTATGACAAGCTTTGGCGAATCAGCGCCTGCTGGTGAGCTGTTTAAGCTGTTTGGCTTTACCGTTGACAATGTCGTTGCAACCGCTCAAGAGTTGCTTGACTAAGTTTAAGTCAATCAAACCGATTCAAAAGCGCCGTTTACGGCGCTTTTTTTATTTCCAAACTCAGACCCATCTAACTTCATAACGGGTCACCCTTACAGGTTAAAAATTCAATAACATCGTTAAGAACATAACTGGTAGCACAACGACTCACTGTCTTTTCTTGCCTGGTTCTCAAGCTTGATCCTACGCGCTCATTGTCCACAGACTCAATCAGATTGGTATTCCCCCTTTTGCCCGTCTCACCAGCCTCGCCACCTTAGTTTTCAACACATTACCGTAACCATGAATTTGTCAATAACAGACACATTCACCGCAGTGATACCCTGAGTAAGTAGTGTGCCATTTTACTCTCAACGTCTTGAAAAACTGAGAATTAAACCATAAAAGTTAACAATAAAAACCCAGTGTTAATAACTTAAACAATTTTGCAACTTTAACTTTCAGTTTTTGTAATTTAACTTTTGGTTAACAAGGTATATGTTGTTAGTCAGATCACAAAAGAGGAGATCAACCATGAAAGTAACTGTAGAGTTTCTAAAACCTTATCACTACCGTGAAAACTACTGGGAAGGTGAGCACTTCGTTGAAGCCGGTGAACACAAAGCCGTGAGAGCGACACTTGCCATGCACTTAGTACACAGCAAGATTGCTTCTATTTACGACAATCAAGCCACGGTAGCTGCACACTGATCAGACCGTCGTTCGATGGTCAGTGAATACCCGTTAACACAACAACACTTGGTAACAACAAAAAGCGTTATACCCTGTGGCACTATCGACCACAGCAGTAGAAAGAAGCAATGAGCAATAGCCATTGCCCATAAATGAAACAGTGGAGCCTTACAATCTTTTCTCACCCCACTGTCACGTCAATCTCTTGTGATCATGAATTTGAATACAAGAGATTGTCATTCCCATGATCCCATTTCCCGTTGACCAGTATAATTGTTTATTTCGTTAACATGGCATCTTGTCCAGCATGGGGCATCGCCAGTTAATATCTGTCGTCATCTGTGGTGCTTTCAATCTGTTATGAATCGTTCACGTCAATCCAATCAACGTCGCAATAAAAAATCCGACTTACCCACCAAGGTATGCCCTATCTGTCAGCGCCCTTTTCATTGGCGAAAAAAGTGGCAGGCCTGCTGGCAAGACGTTATCTACTGCTCTGAGCGTTGTCGGCGATCCAAGTAAATCACCATCAAACTCAATAACGGGTCACCCTAGTGAAACATCAACATGCGTAACCTGGGTATATTGCGGAAAGAAAGTCTCCCTCAACGACTGGCCAACCAGCGGTAAGTTGAGGGAAAACTTGTGGTTAAATCAGGCTATCAGTGTTGACGAGGACCGCGCAACAGGAAAAATAAACGACCAATAATAAAAACAGCGGTAATGATCACCATGTGATGATACAAATCACCCAGTGTGGGGACCAGCGCCTCAAATACCGAACGGCTTTGGCGAACGACATCGAGATCGGCGACGGGTTTCGCCAATTGTTGACTGATGTAGTCGGCAAAAAAAACAATACTACCAGCGATAAACATAAAGCACGCGGCAATTAAACTGGTCATGGCGACTTTTTCAAGTGCCATTCCCGTTAATCGATTTAGCAGTAGATAGATGAGTAACACCCCGGTATAAGGTAGCCACACCCATTGCCCAAAACCTAACCATGGCGAGCTGACGGTAAGCGCCAATAACGCAATGTGAATGTACTTCGCTATCAAAATAAAACCTCAATACTGCGCTTTGATGACATCCTTTTTCTTAGCATTGTGATGCTTGACGTACATTTGGCAGTTAAAATGCACCTCTCCACAACAAAAAGCCTCCATATTAAAGCAAGCGTGGAGGAATGAACCCATGGTCTGACCAAGCCATCAACGGCGCACAATTTTCTCTAATTCAAAATCAAAATCATCCGGTGACAAAATAATCCCTTCCCCATCAAGACTTGGGTAGACAATCACGGCCAGTTCATCTTCTTCTAGGCCAGTTGTCCAACGACTGCGCCATTTGGCAATCGAAATGGCTTCCGGTTGCATCTCTTGCCAATCTTCTGTGGCTTGCTGTCGTGCGATATCTTCGCTTGGCCAAACCGGGACGCACTCATCCTCATCGGTACTGAGTAACACACTGCCGTGCTCATCGACAAGCAACCAAATTTTTTTGTCTTTCGCGATGGTGTTAAAGAAAAAACGCATGCGTTCTGAGGGCGTATTTAAAGCGGGAGTTGAAGAAGTCATAAGTATTTTTCACTCGTTAGAAAACTGGCTCTACCATAACCACAACCCTTTCTCGGTTCAAGAACAAGTCTCCATTTTAAAGCGCGCTGATGGCTTCAGCGATAAAATGACAAATTGCGCACCAGCCATTTTTACATTAGAGTCTGAGGCCACGTCGATTACGCTTTAACCTAACTACTAACACTGAGTAACGCACTTGTTGACTTTTCAATCGATCCCTTTGGGTGTCCGTTATATTCTCATCTCTGCGCTGGGCTTTGCCTTGATGTCAGCCTGTGTCAAATACACCAGCAACAGCGGTATTCCTTTGTTTGAAATTGTGGCAGCGCGCGCTTTGGTCTCTTGCGTGATCAGTTTTATTGATATCAAGAGAAAGCGCATCGGGGTTTGGGGCCATAATAAGACACTGTTATTCCTGCGCGGAGCGATTGGCAGCCTGGCATTAATGTGCGTTTATTACGCTCTGACGACCTTGCCATTGGCAGTGGCGGTTTTACTGCAATACACTTACCCCATCTTTACCGCGTTGTTGGCTTATGCCTTTCTCAGAGAGAAGTGTTCGAGAACCACCTGTGCTTGTATTGCGATTAGCCTACTTGGCTTAATGGTTATTTTTGTGCCCAATGCACAAACCAATCACCCAGGCGCACTAGACCATCTCGCCATCATCATCGCCTTGTTCGGGGCCTTAGGGAGCGCAACGGCCTATGTGATTGTGCGAAGATTGAGCCAAACCGAAGACAGTTCTGTGATCATTTTTTACTTCCCTTTTATCGCCTTACCTTTATCGGTTTTTCTCATGATCGCTTCGGGGTTTGTCATGCCAAGTTTAAGCCAAATGGGGATGCTTATTTTAGTTGGGATCTTTACTCAAGTCGGTCAATGGGGGCTCACCAAAGCAATGCAAACGGAATCTGCGGCTCAAGCCTCTGCGTACGGCTATGTGCAAATTATTTTTACCCTGGTATTGGGTATGGTGTTTTTTAACGAAATGCCACAATCAGAAGTTTGGCTTGGTGGCGGCTTAATTATTGCCGCGGCACTTGTTAATGCAACGCAAAAGCGAGCGGTAAAATAACCAGCGATAACCGAAAATGAATGAAAGCGGGCAAAGCCATATCATTGTCATTTTTACCATTTATACTGAAGTGTTTGGCGGTTGTTCTTCTCAGCCAGCAACTTTTGATTTTCCACATGATAACATATATGATATTTCATATATTAAATAACTTTAGGTGTTTTCTTCTCATGTCCATTGATGATCTTTCTAATCCTAACTTGCATTCCGAACAGGTAAAAGTGCCCAGTCTCTCAGACTTTTCAACCGCTTTATCTTCTCATAAACCTAAGATTTTGTTGATGTATGGTTCGTTGCGTCAACGCTCTTACAGCCGTTTAGTGATTGAAGAATCAGCCCGCATTCTCACTGCGCTCGGCGCTGAAGTAAAAATTTTCAACCCAGAAGGCCTGCCATTGCCAGACAGTGTCGAAGACACCCACCCAAAAGTACAGGAATTACGAGAACTGGTTATGTGGTCTGAAGGGCAAGTTTGGTGCTCGCCAGAACGTCACGGGGCGATGACGGGCATCATGAAAGCGCAAATTGATTGGATTCCCCTTAGCTTGGGCGCTGTTCGCCCTACACAAGGCAAAACCTTGGCCGTTATGCAAGTGTGTGGTGGTTCTCAATCGTTTAATGTTGTCAACCAATTACGCGTGCTTGGCCGTTGGATGCGTATGATCACTATTCCCAATCAGTCTTCCGTGCCCAAAGCCTTTTTAGAGTTTGATGACCGTGGCCGTATGAAGCCGTCTGGTTTTTATAACCGCATCGTTGACGTGCTTGAAGAGCTAATGAAATTTACCTTGTTAACTCGTGATAATAGTGAGTTCTT from the Vibrio sp. HB236076 genome contains:
- a CDS encoding DUF2256 domain-containing protein — encoded protein: MNRSRQSNQRRNKKSDLPTKVCPICQRPFHWRKKWQACWQDVIYCSERCRRSK
- a CDS encoding DUF2750 domain-containing protein — encoded protein: MTSSTPALNTPSERMRFFFNTIAKDKKIWLLVDEHGSVLLSTDEDECVPVWPSEDIARQQATEDWQEMQPEAISIAKWRSRWTTGLEEDELAVIVYPSLDGEGIILSPDDFDFELEKIVRR
- a CDS encoding DMT family transporter, producing MLTFQSIPLGVRYILISALGFALMSACVKYTSNSGIPLFEIVAARALVSCVISFIDIKRKRIGVWGHNKTLLFLRGAIGSLALMCVYYALTTLPLAVAVLLQYTYPIFTALLAYAFLREKCSRTTCACIAISLLGLMVIFVPNAQTNHPGALDHLAIIIALFGALGSATAYVIVRRLSQTEDSSVIIFYFPFIALPLSVFLMIASGFVMPSLSQMGMLILVGIFTQVGQWGLTKAMQTESAAQASAYGYVQIIFTLVLGMVFFNEMPQSEVWLGGGLIIAAALVNATQKRAVK
- the arsH gene encoding arsenical resistance protein ArsH; this translates as MSIDDLSNPNLHSEQVKVPSLSDFSTALSSHKPKILLMYGSLRQRSYSRLVIEESARILTALGAEVKIFNPEGLPLPDSVEDTHPKVQELRELVMWSEGQVWCSPERHGAMTGIMKAQIDWIPLSLGAVRPTQGKTLAVMQVCGGSQSFNVVNQLRVLGRWMRMITIPNQSSVPKAFLEFDDRGRMKPSGFYNRIVDVLEELMKFTLLTRDNSEFLVDRYSERVESAEELMARVNQKEI